The following proteins are encoded in a genomic region of Candidatus Dormiibacterota bacterium:
- a CDS encoding diacylglycerol kinase family protein: protein MRRFALSFTHAFDGIVAAARVQPNLVVHLIVAATAFVVALALHVSLWAFVVVVLLVALVLGLELMNTAIEAQVDLATLELHPVAKRAKDAAAGAVLVASVGAVLAGLAIFISAWVSGYRAPAVPALDAQTVVAALGLSALFAVLLKARYGAAFSGRATVPWTIAALVAFTAPASLGYWPASAAILFALAVSVTRRPLAVAILSGPLLGAGAACLCLLAHDPRML, encoded by the coding sequence ATGAGGCGCTTCGCCCTATCGTTCACGCACGCGTTCGACGGCATCGTCGCCGCCGCACGCGTTCAACCGAACCTCGTCGTGCACCTGATCGTTGCTGCGACCGCGTTCGTGGTGGCGCTCGCGCTTCACGTCAGCCTGTGGGCCTTCGTCGTCGTCGTCCTGCTCGTCGCGCTCGTGCTCGGTCTGGAGTTGATGAATACCGCGATCGAGGCGCAGGTCGATCTCGCGACGCTCGAGCTGCATCCGGTTGCAAAGCGCGCGAAGGACGCCGCTGCGGGCGCGGTGCTCGTCGCGTCGGTCGGAGCCGTGCTCGCGGGGCTTGCGATCTTCATCTCTGCATGGGTCTCAGGGTACCGGGCGCCGGCAGTTCCCGCGCTCGACGCGCAAACAGTCGTTGCTGCGCTCGGCCTCAGCGCGCTGTTCGCGGTGCTGCTGAAGGCACGATACGGTGCCGCGTTCAGCGGGCGAGCGACCGTTCCGTGGACGATCGCAGCGCTCGTCGCCTTTACGGCGCCGGCGAGCCTGGGCTACTGGCCTGCGTCCGCGGCGATACTCTTCGCTCTCGCGGTGAGCGTGACGCGCCGCCCGCTCGCCGTAGCGATCCTCTCGGGGCCGCTGCTGGGCGCCGGCGCGGCGTGTCTCTGCCTCCTAGCGCACGACCCGCGTATGCTATAA